From the genome of Parazoarcus communis, one region includes:
- a CDS encoding AMP-binding protein, translated as MSNASYVHGASEKALIGQTIGRFFDEACARHAERDALVVCHQGVRLSYAGLKQKVDALACGLMRLGLQPGERIGIWSQNNLEWALIQYASAKAGLVLVNINPAYRLSELEYALNKVDCRALVVSPAFKSSNYLGMLAELAPELGHCEPGLLRSHVLPKLEFVIRMGGERSPGMLNFDDLLKPPSREELTALALLSEQLQFDDPINIQFTSGTTGHPKGATLSHHNILNNGYFVGEAIGLTAGDRLCIPVPLYHCFGMVMGNLGCLTHGATMVYPAEAFEPLAVLEAVSTESCTGLYGVPTMFIAMLDHPRFAEFDVSSLRTGIMAGSPCPTEVMKRVVDRMNMREVTIAYGMTETSPVSFQSGTGDPLDRRVSTVGRIQPHCEVKIVDNEGRIVPRGTPGELCTRGYSVMLGYWGDEKKTAEAIDAAGWMHTGDLATLDEEGYCKIVGRIKDMVIRGGENIYPREIEEFLYRHPKVLDVQVVGVPDEKYGEELCAWIILREEGSLSEADVRAFCQGQIAHYKVPRYIRFVDSFPMTVTGKIQKFLIRQQMKTELGLEEASTA; from the coding sequence ATGAGCAATGCCAGCTATGTACATGGAGCCTCGGAGAAGGCACTGATCGGCCAGACCATCGGTCGTTTTTTTGACGAGGCCTGCGCGCGTCACGCCGAGCGCGATGCGCTGGTTGTGTGCCACCAGGGCGTGCGGCTGAGCTACGCCGGGCTGAAGCAGAAGGTGGATGCGCTGGCCTGCGGCCTGATGCGTCTGGGTCTTCAGCCGGGCGAGCGTATCGGAATCTGGTCGCAGAACAATCTCGAGTGGGCGCTGATCCAGTATGCCAGCGCCAAGGCCGGACTCGTGCTGGTCAACATCAACCCTGCCTACAGGCTGTCGGAACTCGAGTACGCGCTCAACAAGGTCGACTGTCGGGCGCTGGTGGTGTCGCCGGCGTTCAAGAGCAGCAACTACCTGGGCATGCTGGCGGAACTGGCGCCTGAGCTGGGACATTGCGAACCCGGCCTGCTGCGCAGCCATGTGCTGCCGAAGCTCGAGTTCGTGATTCGCATGGGCGGCGAGCGCAGCCCGGGCATGCTCAATTTCGACGACCTGCTGAAACCGCCGTCGCGCGAGGAGCTGACCGCGCTTGCCCTGCTGAGCGAGCAGCTGCAGTTCGACGATCCGATCAATATCCAGTTCACCTCGGGTACGACCGGTCACCCCAAGGGCGCGACGCTGTCGCACCACAACATCCTCAACAACGGCTATTTCGTGGGCGAGGCAATCGGGCTCACCGCAGGCGACCGGCTGTGCATCCCGGTGCCGCTCTACCACTGCTTCGGCATGGTGATGGGCAATCTCGGCTGTCTCACCCATGGTGCGACCATGGTGTATCCGGCCGAGGCTTTCGAGCCGCTGGCGGTGCTCGAGGCGGTCTCGACCGAGTCGTGCACCGGTCTGTATGGCGTGCCCACGATGTTCATTGCGATGCTCGATCACCCGCGCTTTGCCGAGTTCGACGTGTCGTCGCTGCGCACCGGCATCATGGCGGGCAGCCCGTGTCCGACCGAAGTCATGAAGCGCGTGGTCGACAGGATGAACATGCGCGAGGTCACCATCGCCTACGGCATGACCGAAACCTCGCCGGTGAGCTTTCAGAGCGGCACCGGCGATCCGCTCGACCGCCGCGTCTCCACCGTGGGCCGCATCCAGCCGCATTGCGAGGTCAAGATCGTCGACAACGAAGGCCGTATCGTGCCGCGCGGCACGCCGGGCGAGCTGTGCACCCGGGGCTATTCGGTGATGCTCGGTTACTGGGGCGACGAGAAGAAGACGGCCGAGGCCATCGATGCTGCAGGCTGGATGCACACCGGCGACCTCGCCACCCTCGACGAAGAGGGCTATTGCAAGATCGTCGGCCGCATCAAGGACATGGTGATTCGTGGCGGCGAGAACATCTATCCGCGCGAGATCGAGGAGTTCCTCTACCGTCACCCCAAGGTGCTCGACGTGCAGGTGGTGGGCGTGCCGGACGAAAAGTACGGCGAGGAACTGTGTGCCTGGATCATCCTGCGCGAAGAGGGTTCGCTCAGCGAGGCCGATGTGCGCGCTTTCTGCCAGGGGCAGATTGCCCACTACAAGGTGCCGCGTTACATCCGTTTCGTCGACAGCTTCCCGATGACCGTGACCGGCAAGATCCAGAAGTTCCTGATCCGGCAGCAGATGAAGACCGAGCTCGGTCTGGAAGAGGCCAGCACGGCCTGA